The genomic segment ATCAATGAGATGGTGGGAACCTAGTAAGTCTTACAAGTGTGCTGTATCCTTATACCATTACAAACAACGTTCATTTGCACCCCAATGTGTTTAACGCAACTCAAACAGTCCTTTACCAAGAGGGCTATAAGTATTAGTCCCATTTCTGAATCAATATTTTTAATGAGTTACTTGTTTTTATTCTAGGAAGTTGATGTTTTTAGTTGAACAAACTTGCAACACTCTATTCTGCTCTTGTTCTGAAGAACAGAAAGCTGGTTTTGGTAACGTGGGGGGCATAAGCTGAAAGATGTGCTGGtttggcttaaggtggccatacacgggcagattaaagccaccgatatcggtcctttagaccgatttggcagcttatctgcccatgtgtgggggctcccgatgggtcctcccgatcgatatcaggccaaaaatcggccagatatcgatcggtcaagtttgatttttttgtatgatccaggaccgcattggctagttgatgcggtcctgtgaccctttggagcccattcgtagtattgtaatccaatcgttcagcccttagattcatccgatatcgcccagccgttagttgGCATATCGggtaagatccgctcgttttggcaaccttgccaaccgaggatcttatagtgtatggcaacctttagtcACCAAATGATCTTCTCTTTTTCtgattttgccactaatatgcTGGGCCAAATATATTTGGCACCCAGGCCAATAGGCCAACAAATGAATGGGAAGACCCATTGAGAAAGGACCTCATCAACACACTGATGAAATACTCATCTAGTAGGATTTATTTTGCCTGTCCCATAATTATCTACCAGATTTTTAGCCATTGCGATGCCCCCATAAACCCCAGGAAGCTGCTAACTCAGTCTGGAGGGGTCAGGTCAGCAGAATTGATTGtcctgtgtatagccaccttaactaTCCCATGAGTTCCAATGGTAAGAAAGGGCACAATCACAGCCGATGTGGACATTGCTGGGTAAATGATTGTATGGCAAGATatgtccttattttttatttagagattTATGAGCCACTTTTTTACACTGTAAATGGCACCAGGAAATTGCTTTTATGAAGTTATCTGTGTAGGCAAATCTGAGCCAGTCACTTCTGCAAAAGCAAGTTAGTACTTCCatgctaaaataaacatttatgaaaGCTGTATCTGTGTGCTGATCTCTTCTAGTTGACATATAACATTTGACAAAGACATACAAGTTTAtagatgctaaaaaaaaacacattatgatGGTTGCATAATGCTCTTTGTCACGCTTTCCTTTGTACTTGAGGAACGTATGCAATAATATGGTCTACTAACTCTGGAATTTCCACTTGTATTGCTGTAACAATGAATCAGCTCTTTTGGAAAATAATAGTTCCCCCATTATATTTAATTTCAGAAACGTTTCCCTTGTCTCTGTCTTACACtagaattcccatagggaggaagcacaccagacacttggctttgccttttagaacatttattccagcagagttggcacaagctttcagggtcaaccccttcctccttTTTTAGGGGTTGaccctgaaagcttgtgccaactctgctggaataaatgttctaaaaggcaaagccaagtgtctggtgtgcttcctccctatgggaattcttgtatgagaaattggcttggaagtagcctgaggagttgaatacaccctatggaaagaaagtaagtggtgtgccgaagaaaatgtgttttggcTCTGTCTTATACTCCAATCAACATTAACTTTTATCCAGTTTATTGCTCCATCCCCATAAAGCATTTTCTCTAGGTCAACACCTTGTTCTTTCCAATGTAACTACTACTAATGTTTAGTGGGCAGAAAGTGTCAACTTAAAGCAAAGACCACCTGATGAAACTCCTTCCAATTGGCAGGGCACTGGGGAGCATGAATACAGTCTGCAGTCCTGCACTGAGATGGAAAACACTGGACTGGGTCTGTAATGTAGGTTCTTGGGTAAGGTACAAGTCATTgtaaaatgtgaaaatgaaaaaaaagaaaaatattccagATCTGGTTGATCCTCCTCCCAAAGGGAAGTCCCTTCTGGttcatagtgatgtcatttctgaagAGGCTAATTGGTTAGAGTTGCCTTCCCTTAAAACTCATTCAAGTAGAAGTTCTAAATGGTGCCCATTGCCAGTTGGCACATTCTAATTGGTTTGTGGGTCAGCAGTTCTGGGTTTTATGCCCAAACCTGAGCAGGTCTCTCTTACAGTTTCTACTAAGGTACACTACATTTTCTCAAAACCTTTCTGAAGATagaagggtcatttataaagtctgagtgcaaagtgcaaaaaatgggtgcaaaTTAAATGTGCTTTTTGCACAATTTCACTCTGCCCTGTACCTTTCTGAATTGCCACAGGTGTCTAACTTTCCCTCTAATTGTGGACAAAAGGGAAAAAGTGCAGGGTCCACAGGAGGAGGGGTAGAGGGGGTTTCCAATTCAGCACTTGGTGCAGAGAACAACAGACCCCAAGATTTTGAACCCCTTAGTGCTCGAACACTTGCATCCGTGAAGTGGTGAAGGATGGTCCAATATGTTACTAGTGATTTCCCTGAACCAGAGGGGATCAAGATTCTACAACTGCTCTAGAGCCAGTGCCTGGTAGTCTTTTTTCTGTGAGTGTCATGAGAGGAACGAGTAAAAGGCAAACATATAGATGTTTCCAATAGTCTGTGAAATGAAAACCCAGAAATGttcatatattttacagatttattttataaaaacatacaaaGAAACAAGAAATACACTACAGGTTCAAGTAATCAGAGGTCATTATTTCAGTCTTTAGTTGCTTCTGTTGTGTGCCCTTTGTTTATTGGCAGTTCCAGACAAGGGATTCCGCAGACATTTTTCAGGGTGGGGGGGGGTAAGTAAGCTTATATCACATAGGGTAGTATCTGACTGtagatgaacctattcatgacaatgtaGAAGATAATCTGATTAAGACTTGCCTTGGGAagtgggaagtttaaaaaacattttgtgttgttgggaattaaatgtaccaacaatttcttggaactagctggagaagtcagggtgggaCAACTGCCCCCTTATGTGGACACCCATGGTTCCAGAGTTAGAGATGGCTGGTCCCCCAATCTCTTTTGGACACAAATCAGTAATGCCCAAACTGCCGTGAAAAACTTTAACAACAACAACTCATTGTAGGTAAAACAGCTGAAGGCCAGCAGTGCATATCTAAgttgcatatattaaaatattttgactgTAGTACAGGGTCCTGATCAACCCTAAAACTGCCAGTCAACTATGTTTTAGTCACCTGACTTCCAAGACAGTTTCTAGGCAGTATGGCTGCCATTGCTAAATGACTACCTAATAGTCTTCTGCGGTCATGAcaacaaaaaatattgcaaaatcaaCAAAGCAACAGAGATAccaggtgaaaaataaaaacttttcatGGTAGAGGGTTGGGTAGGTTACTTGAATGGGGCTTTGAGAATCTCTAGTTGTATATTTTGTGTTCGTTACTATAAAGGTTTTATGGTTCTGTGAGCTATTGCCTTTGCTCCTAGAAGACTATATGGGGACATCTAgtggcttttttattttatttttaagtctgTACTATTCCAGTAACAGAGACAGCAGCTAACCCTTGTCATTAGGGTGATCCACTCCAGATGTATTTAAGACCTCACCCTATGTCACTATTATGAGACACatctattaattattaataaatcttGATCTCATTaactttgttgttgttttttctctaaacaataaacatcttttttaaaattcttttttcaaTCCATTATTGGCTAGGGCTGGATCATTCTAAAGATACAGGGATTGTTGATGAGTTGAAGACTAAAAGATCTGTGTTTTGCTATTAAACAGAAGGGTTAATACTGCACAGTTTgttaaacacagaaatatttacCTGCCAAGGATCATATTGGACACTTTAGCACAGCACTCCCCAACAAAACATtaataggggccgattcactaacttcgagtgaaggattcgaaggtaaaaaacttcgaatttcgaagttttttttgggctacttcgaccattgaatgggctacttcgacctttgactacgaatggaaggattcgaactaaaaatcgttcggctattcgaccattcgatagtcgaagtactgtctctttaaaaaaacttcgaccccctagttcgccatctaaaatctactgaagtcaatgttagcctattgggaaggtccccataggcttggctaactttttttgatcgaaggatattccttcgatcgttggatttaaatccttcgatttcgaaggatttaatcgtttgattgaaggaattatcgttcgatcgaactatctgcgctaaatccttcgacttcgatattcaaagtcgaaggattttaattcctagtcgaatatcgagggttaattaaccctcgatattcgacccttagtgaatcggcccctaaaacaaaaaaaaactgacgtCACATATAAATGTATCAAAAATTCAGTTTTCAGTCAATGTCTGAAATGTATTTCTAAAGTCCAGTTTTACAGAACAATAACATAGTGATAAAGCCCAGCTTTAAAGACTGGCATGAGTGACAACACAAATAAATTAGTCCACAGTAGTCACTAGTGTTATTCAAATAAATCCTAccaactttttgaaaagttagaAAGGCGATGCTTGGAACAACAAGGTACCATTTGTGCTGCAAGATGCATGTCAATAAAATCAATGCATTCGATTTTACAggtaaagaaaatgttttctataaacaaaaaaacatttgaaaaatattgaattttttagtacatttttttgtgattcatATACTTAATTTTGTGACCACAAAGATGTTTTCCAGcttaactaacattttttttttttttttggtatttcatttcaaaatgtattttgtgacaATGGCGGGCTGGAACAACAAGGTCCCATTTGAcaacattttgtaataaaaaaatagataaatacatgATCAAAAATTGAATGCTATAAgcaaaagaattacattttttttaaagtgcattcTGTGaatacaaattataatttaagtatgaaaatacttttttgcaaTCTAAAGGATTCATTTTATGATCACTTGCTTAAATGTTGTtataagaaattatattttatagcgTAATAAGCAAATCAtgaatttgtttgcattttttttttttttttgcttgctatAACTAGGTTCCATTTGCACCAcattttgtaacaaaatgcacttcctaaaaataaaatccatcccAACCATTTTATactaacaaaataatattttaaacacaaaacACATTTCCCTAGCACAAAATGAATGTTATAAACACAATGCAAtcctgatttattttttaaacaaaaatgtcgTCTCTGAATACAGTAGAAAAATAACGTTTGCAATTTAGAGAATTCTGTGCTAACATAATTTATAATACATCTCTGCTGATATTAATTTGTGCTCATTACTTTTTTTTGCTGACAAATTCATTTCATTATcacaaaattgtattttgcagCTTAAATAtgcttgttttttatatttatttggagTACTATCAGCTCTCACAAGTGCGGTTCACACACATATTGCCACAAATGCACAGCATTGTGGGAAGTCTTGGCACATTACAAATGTGCAAAAATAAGCacagaaataatacaaatataaagcatTTATAGTATTCTGTTTCTTGCAATTTATACCATTATTTATTATCAATTTTAGAAGTCAATTGGCTGTAACTGACCTGCGTTCTTGAAACAAGCCTCAAACAACCTTGAACTTTGTCAAGATGCAAAAACGAGTGGATTTtgcaaggttgaaaaaaaaaaaaaatattccccaaTCTGCAATACTGTACAGTTCACATTTTTTGGTCAGTCTAATGGTGCACATCACAACAAAGCCCCATAGACGTGCATGGTTTCATCACAAAAGTTTCCAGTAAATGAAACTCATTTTCAGTCCAAAATAGTTCAAAAATGTTATCTGAGGTccgacatttcaccagtcatgcAAAAGCAAACTGACTCCAAGTAAGATGGCTGATGCCCTGAgaactgatgatgatgatggtgatgatgacgATGTGAAAGGCTTGAAACTAATTACACTGCGTTCAGAGATCCATGTTTCATAAGCTGGAACAAAAGTATAAACACCAGGACGGTTTTTAGCGGCACATCTTTCTCCCCAGCTCACAATACCAGCCTGATACCAGAACCCTTGTATTTTACAGACGAGTGGTCCCCCTGAGTCTCcctgtaatggaaaaaaaaaaaagaacttaatTGACTGTCTGGCCAGTAATTGTTTTGTCATCTGAATGAACTTTAGGcctgttctttaaaataaaagaggAGGCCTATTGATATATTTTTGagtaatttttgagttttttttctacttcaaaaccCCCCCACAAATTTACCATATTCattaaaaatcatatatataaaactttaatgaataaaattcaaatttgtggtTTACTCATCAGTTTAATGCCttttacaagctaaaaaaaattgaaaaaactcgaattggatagtatacattttgcctaggacagctcccattgacttctacatgatctcccATGATTTTAGATGACCAAAGTTCTTCAtggttttttttgcttaataaatatcaaaaatgtagttttttcaCATTCATGATGTTTAgctcaaaaatatttgaatggcAGAAAAACAtatgaccattgataaatacccccttacATTCTTCATTCTTCTATCGGAATAGATCTTttaattcaaaagaaaaatagttatttatacaataatgtgagatagtcgaagtactggatcgcaGCATTTTtccgctcaatctattcgaatcattctactcaggcgaatttacgccaattcgatagtcgaggagcacaaaaaactcctcgaaatttGAGATTTtccccctctattcattcacccgagcttagtaaatgtgcccctcagtttCCACAGAGATAAAAGATTCCTAATATttgttgactagtgatgggcgaatcggtgCCATTCTCAAAACGTCAATTTTTATaagcgcgactatttggtccaaatgcattgaagtcaatgggcgtccaaataattttgaggcACGACAATGTTTTTTTGACATGGCAGTTTTTTCGCCAGTGCcgtagtttcgcaaattaattcatTTGCCGTGAAACtcactgcaaattcgtgtctgtctaatttattcacccatcactatcgttgacaaacaaaaaaacacacctcCATACACTCGTAAGTCAAAAATATGAAGAGAAATGGATGTGTTTCTTTTCATCCTATTGACTTTCTGTTAGTACATGACAATTATTTGGGAATGTTCCCATCATAGAAATTGTTACAGTGATTAAAGTAAGCACTGCTATGGATAATGGGTCACAGGGAGTTAGACCTATGGTACTCATGCAATGTGTCCAATTATAAAGACAATTCAAGATATAACTTGGGCTTTTTAAGAAGAAAACGTGACTTTTGTAGacaccaataacaataaatgataaTACAAACTAGGGAAAGAGTTTTTATTGGAACCAGAATGACCAATATTAATTACTTCTAAATGATGAAGATTTCAAGGTATTAGCACCGGCATCCGTACACCGGAACCAAGAATGGCCTTCAAATGATACAAGACTCACCTGGCAGCCATCTTTTTGTCCTGCTTGGTAGCCGGCACAGATCTGGTCACTTTGGATCAGAATTTCTGTCTCACTGATGACGGAGTTGATATGGTACATCTTCTCACATGAATCCCTGTTGATGATGGGCACCATCACCTTCTGAAGAGTTGCTGGATATTGCAGTGGAACTGGGCAGGGACAAAGTTCATGATTAGTTTGTGAAGGCCTTTGACTCCCTGATTCTACTACCCCATCTAATCTCTCTATAACTCTGGAACAATGTGTTGATAATGTTAGTTACAAAGAGCCCTTAGCAGGAAAATGAATGTGATAAGAATGAGGCTTATTTGATGCATTGTAGAGATGAGCACATTTTTCTGCCTAGTAAATTTTCATTATAGAATTTATAGTTTTGCCAGCAGCTACATTTTTTGCCAAGTGGTCTGTTTCACTGGGAAACAAAATGTGATCTGTttagccaggaattaaaaaaaaaatctcaaatgttattattatccatcccttgccttccacatcagcCAATGGTATCTGAGTCCTCTCCAGGTCACCCACTATATAAGGAACTGTCTGGGTGGTATTGATGGAGAAGAAATTGCTCTTGGAAGAAattgctctgggctgctgtcacttattgagcttagggacccactcacaatatacagtacacatagaatagaaatgtcacaatataaggctgattagtaattaatacacataattactacatggcagcacagaaaccagtgcaattagcatcagaatttaataatcagcaaacctgtagcatcagcttatattacagccagggaagctcattttctgctggataattagtgacgagccctaagcttagcttctcaacagccaatcagagcccactgagcatgtgagtgtcacagacactttccaagatggtgaccccctgtgacaagtttgaagtcctggatcattgctgctattgatatgctgaaactttaggcttcaATAGTtttaataagttcattatataaaatatgacatatttCTTTTTTGGGTTTACGTCTCCTTTAACACAACTTTATCACACCATGCAGCATGGATATGTAGTCATTGATTGTTACACTTCACTGCTTCTTTAATTATTGGTAGCTAGAATTACCCTTCAACACTTACCTTCAGAACCAGTCTGTCCCCATCCTGTTATCCAGCATTCGGTCCCAGAAGAGAAGGTGACTGGAGAAGCTGGCAAGCATATTGGGAGAATGTATTCTGTGAATTTAATGGGGCTAGACAGCTTCAGTAAAGCAATATCTCCACTTGTGCCAGGGCCATTAAACTCTGAGTTAATGTAGATAATGTCAACCTTGACTGTCATCTCATGAGGGTTCTTCACATACAGCTGGTAGGCGCCTAGACGGACTCCATAACCAGAAGGTAAATCAGGGCTGGAAAGAAAATAGGTTCTGTATTAGACAATGGACAACACCCAATTTGATGAAAGGAATTGATCTCATGAATCCTAATTTAATTCtatattttccagtagacttctATTGACTTTTCATGAGCTTATTTAAGTTACAGTTAAGCAGTGACGAGGAtcgctgaccctggcagccaaactATTACTATTGCTTTCAATagctattacatttacaaacaactcaagcatatttattaaacatatattgGAATGTGGTTTAGAactacattttaatttataatgcaaaaatagttttttaggtgaaagacccctttaaaggagaaatcaacccctacatgcaaaacccctcccctgtgtaggccccctccctcctcccccggcctacttgccccccccctgcaaatgcccctaacttgttatttacccctcCTGCTACACAGGGaaaggggggagggatttttgcatgTAGAGGTtgacttattctttaaagggattctttcatgatttttacagcCTAGTTTTTAtgtctttcagaaagagccagcacttcaaaatggaactgctttcagataagctattgtttctcttactttatgtaactgaaggagtcacagtgggacttggatttttactgttgagtgttattctcatatctaccagagagctgttattaTGTGTCagaaagctgttatcttgttaaaCTCCCATTATTCTGCTGGGGatggaagggaggggtgatatcactccaactccaGCAGTGCAGCAGTGACTGAATACACctcagagcccaagtcacatgactgagggcacatgggaaactgacaacatgtctagcccaatgGCAGATTTCaagatcaaatataaaaaaaaaatctgtttgcacagCCAGAATCCCTGTAAGTGCATGCTATCCTAATAGAGGTGCAC from the Xenopus laevis strain J_2021 chromosome 9_10L, Xenopus_laevis_v10.1, whole genome shotgun sequence genome contains:
- the LOC397829 gene encoding serine protease 27, yielding MGKWLLYVTTLLLFVSPHPSLSNITTAAPPLCGSPVFSSRIVGGTDTRQGAWPWQVSLEFNGSHICGGSIISDQWILTATHCIEHPDLPSGYGVRLGAYQLYVKNPHEMTVKVDIIYINSEFNGPGTSGDIALLKLSSPIKFTEYILPICLPASPVTFSSGTECWITGWGQTGSEVPLQYPATLQKVMVPIINRDSCEKMYHINSVISETEILIQSDQICAGYQAGQKDGCQGDSGGPLVCKIQGFWYQAGIVSWGERCAAKNRPGVYTFVPAYETWISERSVISFKPFTSSSSPSSSSVLRASAILLGVSLLLHDW